In a genomic window of Vigna angularis cultivar LongXiaoDou No.4 chromosome 6, ASM1680809v1, whole genome shotgun sequence:
- the LOC128197542 gene encoding uncharacterized protein LOC128197542: MSSRSPPPSDVDPSNSNQMLNAVLQTLQRQNASLVQQNTIALQNLEAARLSAENARVSSENTQRQFMDVLTNARTPPSVSSMVIPTQEWSLESFLQHHPARFTGKCSPDEADHWFRDMERIYEAKGCPDEKKLAYTQYLLVGEAGHWWSSMRMILERSEIPITWELFRVKFYTEYFPDSVRYAKEVEFLELVQGNKTVSDYADRFKHLLRFNTMAVDEEWQCRKFENGLRGDIKLLVKGLRIREFPALVEMARDMEKTKKESEGPQKQQSQPLRVGGPMISRGGSISRSTPFSRPISSGSRGSSSQLSGQSSFASPLRCYRCGGPHLQSVCPQMSGYRRCNICRGEGHYARDCPTVKRTGPQIHRAERSVQRGGARPQATGRVYALTGAEAANAGNLIVSSCLLFENSCVALFDSGATHSFVSEVCVERLGLIVGELSCDLVVSTPAAGLIRTSKVCSRCPIVVEGRRFKANLICLPLQGLEVILGMDWLCSNRILIDCGNKQLIFPSKNEDMSLSLGVLKQDIRKGACCFLVMTHMDATQESDHLSQKNQSVDFLVVNDFLDVFPEEVPGLPPPREVEFSIDLVSGAGPVSIAPYRMAPAELAELKKQIEELLEKQFIRPSASPWGAPVLLVKKKDGSSRLCIDYRQLNKLTIKNKYPLPRIDDLMDQLYGATVFSKIDLRSGYHQILVKTDDVQKTAFRSRYGHYEYVVMPFGVTNAPAIFMDYMNRIFRPFLDKFVIVFIDDILVYSKTREEHEDHLRLGKLAPAPPPRFCSSILHRHEPRMREWSFCCVFGFTGLLQVMAPLDDSDDAREDVAACKDFAH, encoded by the coding sequence ATGTCATCTAGATCTCCTCCTCCCTCAGATGTTGATCCGTCTAACTCTAATCAGATGTTGAATGCGGTGCTTCAAACATTGCAACGGCAGAATGCTTCATTGGTTCAGCAGAACACTATTGCATTACAAAATTTGGAAGCTGCTAGATTATCGGCTGAGAATGCTAGAGTATCATCTGAAAATACTCAAAGGCAGTTCATGGATGTGTTGACTAATGCTAGGACTCCTCCAAGTGTTTCTTCCATGGTTATTCCTACGCAAGAATGGAGTTTGGAAAGCTTTCTCCAACATCATCCAGCCCGATTCACTGGAAAATGTAGCCCTGACGAAGCTGATCATTGGTTTAGGGACATGGAAAGAATCTATGAGGCTAAAGGGTGTCCTGATGAGAAGAAACTGGCCTACACCCAGTATCTATTGGTCGGGGAAGCTGGCCACTGGTGGAGCAGCATGAGGATGATATTGGAAAGGAGTGAGATTCCTATTACTTGGGAGCTATTTAGGGTTAAGTTCTACACTGAGTATTTCCCTGACAGTGTCAGATATGCCAAAGAAGTGGAATTTCTGGAGCTAGTACAGGGCAACAAAACAGTATCAGATTATGCTGATCGTTTCAAACATCTGCTCCGCTTCAACACTATGGCGGTAGACGAAGAGTGGCAATGTAGGAAATTCGAAAACGGCTTGAGAGGTGATATCAAGCTACTTGTGAAGGGGTTACGCATCAGAGAATTTCCTGCTCTGGTGGAGATGGCTCGTGACATGGAGAAGACTAAGAAGGAATCCGAGGGACCTCAGAAACAACAGAGCCAACCACTGAGGGTTGGTGGGCCTATGATATCTAGGGGAGGCTCCATTTCTAGGAGTACCCCTTTCTCTAGACCTATTTCCTCTGGGTCTAGGGGTTCTTCCTCTCAATTATCAGGGCAATCCAGTTTTGCTAGCCCCTTGAGATGCTACAGGTGTGGTGGACCCCATCTACAGTCTGTTTGCCCTCAGATGAGCGGTTATCGGAGGTGTAACATCTGTAGAGGTGAGGGTCATTATGCTAGAGATTGTCCTACCGTCAAGAGGACTGGACCACAGATACACCGTGCTGAGAGATCTGTTCAGAGGGGTGGTGCCAGACCACAGGCCACGGGGCGAGTTTATGCTTTGACCGGGGCTGAGGCAGCCAACGCAGGTAACCTGATTGTCAGTAGttgtttattatttgaaaattcttGTGTGGCATTGTTTGACTCGGGGGCGACGCATTCTTTTGTGTCCGAGGTGTGTGTTGAGAGATTGGGTTTAATTGTGGGGGAACTTTCGTGTGATCTGGTGGTGTCCACACCAGCAGCAGGGTTAATTAGGACATCTAAAGTGTGCTCCAGATGTCCTATTGTAGTAGAGGGACGAAGGTTCAAAGCAAATCTTATTTGTTTACCTTTGCAAGGGCTAGAAGTAATTTTGGGTATGGATTGGCTATGTTCCAATCGCATACTTATCGACTGTGGTAACAAGCAGTTGATATTTCCTAGTAAAAATGAAGATATGTCTCTGTCGTTAGGCGTGCTGAAGCAAGATATCAGGAAAGGTGCTTGTTGTTTCTTGGTTATGACGCATATGGACGCAACTCAGGAGTCAGATCATTTGTCTCAAAAGAATCAGAGTGTAGACTTCTTAGTGGTAAACGACTTCTTGGATGTTTTTCCGGAAGAAGTTCCTGGTTTACCTCCTCCGCGAGAAGTGGAGTTTTCTATTGATCTGGTCTCAGGAGCAGGGCCAGTATCTATAGCCCCTTATCGGATGGCTCCAGCTGAATTGGCTGAGttgaagaagcagattgaagagctGTTAGAGAAACAGTTTATCCGACCAAGTGCTTCACCGTGGGGTGCGCCTGTGTtgttagtgaagaagaaggatggtagcTCCAGGCTGTGTATTGATTACAGGCAATTGAATAAGTTGACAATCAAGAATAAGTATCCGTTGCCGAGGATAGATGATTTGATGGATCAGTTATATGGGGCTACAGTATTCTCTAAGATCGATCTTAGGTCCGGCTATCATCAAATCTTGGTGAAAACAGATGATGTGCAGAAGACAGCGTTCAGATCTAGATATGGCCATTATGAGTACgtagttatgccttttggtgtgaCTAATGCTCCTGCCAttttcatggactacatgaacaggaTTTTCAGACCGTTCTTAGACAAGTTCGTTATtgtctttatagatgacatacttgTTTATTCTAAGACTCGAGAAGAGCATGAAGATCACCTTAG
- the LOC128197541 gene encoding uncharacterized protein LOC128197541: protein MGLNVKDIQLYLFKLIHDSTKSSYTFIQSHLIISSALLVFFSLYIFLSYIYNFLVYMSPFFLCGIIFIKVFWSSEKTQLKYVKIKDEKEEQKKVEERCPKVPNYKKLDILYKYPSQNATSRRINFNDKNWDVYGGLDEKAKDLSTIFYNEFTKRNMENKWGKYFEKGESSLENRLFAKKTQVQKRQNLRSEPSMIDLVEYGDLEIEKKIEDGDDEEEAQEDRNKAIEWTEDDQKNLMYLGISEMERNKRLESVIARRKEKKLFKGKLEKGLNDKKPIAPLFIKRNNPLNSSKEVDDGLEMPGSAPSLIPRSPYSIPYDHSEEKFNLIKDSFPQEFSSQNNMSLCRHESFNSEHPFTSETKQDHAFTSETKKDHGAREHYFHNRGKKYSDRVTYSRFRRSHTDKGTHDWLINQLIYNESDESNKSGENGLQTSNPLTKGKESTHKEDEKHNIDMNDMKGEKVEYETKDMSNQTSESQPEKSGQWPKFPKSHGRVFNLPLSTNNTSATSSNINEVMYENITSVVDKRQENMFLTNGRLCHTPTHSVASDLQVEVSEIGSPTSTVGENAEINSSIDRDSIVYDGDIDRDISSGSEELWGASYHGVKEVEGVKNEENDVEVNNSSKGVVSPFDTCYIDGENTTDICSSSSKYDVPENTPTHATNYHHNIFDYLKHPMGESEASQSSNSSHALDQFPNETQSENLKERYNITENVTNETRFINDMNNLATIDQDNIENSRNSEDLDTSVMRQESVDNASIYSVSSSPRSVLPEKTMGDETSFSNFDQHMHLDGQQSIGEGLTQESLDKSSNNESPHDIMPQTMQPIIDDTTDKLHNVNFNQLQTSPLENFNEEDNIFGNMNNEVDNKEKHTKSKNNEDNFNHLNSQEATTQSTNPISDTTTLEDMNENSRDLVDDKVSSTDMLKDDKNDEPSSSNSVHDGEEDTLGAALDEDGSVAAQNN, encoded by the exons ATGGGTTTGAATGTAAAGGATATTCAACTTTATTTGTTTAAACTGATCCATGATTCAACCAAGTCTAGTTACACATTTATACAAAGTCATCTAATAATTTCAAGTGCCTTGTTGGTTTTTTTCAGTCTATATATATTcctttcttatatttataacttCTTGGTTTACATGTCTCCTTTCTTTTTGTGtggtattatttttataaaagtctTTTGGAGTTCTGAGAAAACTCAACTCAAGTATGTTAAAATCAAGGATGAGAAAGAAGAGCagaagaaggttgaagaaagaTGCCCAAAGGTACCAAACTATAAGAAACTAGATATACTTTATAAGTATCCATCACAAAATGCCACGAGTCGAAGGATAAACTTCAATGATAAGAATTGGGATGTGTATGGTGGTTTAGATGAAAAGGCCAAAGATTTGtcaacaatattttataatgagttcACCAAAAGAAACATGGAGAACAAATGGGGCAAATATTTTGAGAAGGGAGAAAGCTCATTAGAAAATAGGTTGTTTGCAAAAAAAACTCAAGTTCAAAAGAGGCAAAACTTAAGATCTGAACCTTCAATGATTGATTTGGTGGAATATGGTGATTTAGAGATAGAGAAAAAGATAGAGGATGGAGATGACGAGGAAGAAGCACAAGAGGATAGGAATAAAGCTATAGAATGGACAGAAGATGATCAAAAGAACCTAATGTATCTTGGAATTTCAGAAATGGAGAGAAATAAAAGGCTAGAGAGCGTCATAgctagaagaaaagaaaaaaagttatttaaaggGAAACTTGAGAAAGGTCTAAATGATAAAAAACCAATTGCACCATTGtttatcaaaagaaacaatCCCTTAAATTCTTCAAAAGAGGTTGATGATGGTTTAGAAATGCCAGGTTCTGCCCCTTCTCTCATACCAAGAAGTCCTTATAGCATTCCTTATGATCATTCTGAAGAAAAGTTTAACCTCATAAAAGATAGTTTTCCCCAAGAATTCTCTAGTCAAAACAACATGTCATTATGTAGGCATGAAAGTTTCAATTCAGAGCACCCTTTCACATCAGAAACCAAACAAGATCACGCTTTCACATCAGAAACCAAAAAAGATCACGGTGCTAGAGAGCATTATTTCCATAATAGAGGAAAGAAGTATTCTGATAGAGttacatattcaagatttagaaGAAGTCATACAG ATAAGGGAACTCATGATTGGCTAATCAACCAATTGATTTACAATGAAAGTGACGAAAGTAACAAAAGTGGAGAAAATGGATTGCAAACATCCAATCCATTAACAAAGGGAAAAGAATCAACACATAAAGAAGATGAGAAACATAATATTGATATGAATGACATGAAAGGTGAGAAAGTGGAGTATGAAACAAAAGATATGTCAAATCAGACAAGTGAATCACAACCAGAGAAATCAGGACAATGGCCTAAGTTTCCCAAGTCTCATGGGAGGGTTTTCAATTTACCATTATCTACTAATAACACTAGTGCTACTAGTAGTAATATAAATGAAGTTATGTATGAGAATATCACATCAGTAGTTGATAAAAGacaagaaaatatgtttttaaccAATGGGAGACTTTGTCACACCCCAACACATTCCGTGGCTTCTGACTTACAAGTAGAGGTTTCTGAAATTGGTTCACCAACATCAACTGTCGGTGAGAATGCTGAGATTAATTCTTCCATTGATAGAGACTCAATAGTATATGATGGGGACATTGATAGAGACATTAGTTCTGGTAGTGAAGAGTTGTGGGGAGCCTCTTACCATGGAGTAAAAGAAGTAGAAGGGGTTAAAAATGAAGAGAATGATGTAGAAGTGAACAATTCTTCAAAGGGTGTTGTTTCACCTTTTGATACATGCTATATAGATGGAGAAAACACAACTGATATATGCTCATCATCCTCAAAATATGATGTGCCTGAAAATACTCCAACTCATGCAACAAACTATCATCATAATATATTTGACTATTTGAAACATCCTATGGGGGAAAGTGAAGCATCGCAATCTTCCAATTCTTCTCATGCTCTAGATCAATTTCCAAATGAAACACAATCAGAAAACCTAAAG GAACGATACAACATCACAGAGAATGTCACAAATGAGACAAGATTTATCAATGATATGAATAACTTAGCAACCATCGATCAAGATAACATAGAAAACTCAAGAAATAGTGAAGATCTTGACACATCAGTAATGCGACAAGAATCAGTTGATAATGCCTCCATTTACTCAGTTTCATCATCACCAAGGTCTGTGTTACCAGAGAAAACAATGGGAGATGAaacttcattttcaaattttgatcaacacatgcattTAGATGGTCAACAATCTATTGGGGAAGGTTTAACCCAAGAAAGTTTAGATA AAAGCTCAAATAATGAAAGTCCACATGATATCATGCCTCAAACAATGCAACC AATAATAGATGATACAACTGATAAATTACATAATGTTAACTTCAATCAATTACAG ACTAGTCCTCTAGAGaattttaatgaagaagataacATCTTTGGCAACATGAACAATGAAGTTGACAACAAGGAAAAACACACCAAGTCAAAGAACAATGAAGACAATTTTAATCACCTAAACAGTCAAGAAGCTACTACACAATCAACCAACCCAATAAGTGACACAACAACTTTGGAAGATATGAATGAAAACTCAAGGGATTTAGTGGATGATAAA GTGTCATCCACAGATATGCTTAAAGATGATAAGAATGACGAACCATCAAGTAGTAATAGTGTCCATG atggtgAGGAGGATACTTTAGGAGCAGCTCTTGATGAAGACGGCAGTGTTGCAGCTCAGAATAACTAG